A DNA window from Kitasatospora atroaurantiaca contains the following coding sequences:
- a CDS encoding TfoX/Sxy family protein, with protein sequence MAIDEGLAQRIRERLGDVPGITEKRMFGGLAFLLNGNMAVGVHGDELIVRLRPDDTDSALARPGVRIFDLTGRPMRGWILVEPSALAEDAALADWIDQGRTFAATLPPK encoded by the coding sequence ATGGCAATCGACGAAGGCCTCGCCCAGCGGATCCGCGAGAGGCTGGGCGATGTCCCCGGCATCACCGAGAAGCGCATGTTCGGAGGCCTGGCCTTCCTCCTGAACGGCAACATGGCCGTCGGCGTGCACGGCGACGAACTCATCGTCCGCCTCCGCCCCGACGACACCGACTCGGCCCTGGCCCGCCCAGGCGTCCGGATCTTCGACTTGACCGGACGTCCGATGCGCGGCTGGATCCTCGTCGAGCCATCCGCCCTCGCCGAGGACGCGGCCCTCGCCGACTGGATCGACCAAGGCCGCACCTTCGCAGCAACCCTGCCGCCCAAGTAG
- a CDS encoding SRPBCC family protein translates to MADIAMQLHIEADADTLYAAISTTEGIRSWFTTTATAGEGVDALHELSFPGVPEPWRLRVTEAESGKRLVLAGENGPWAGTEQTYELLPQPEGGTVLRFTHGGFPAVDDGYRNFTYGWATKFVQLKAYAETGKPSPFFTD, encoded by the coding sequence ATGGCCGACATCGCGATGCAGCTGCACATCGAGGCCGACGCGGACACCCTGTACGCGGCGATCTCCACCACCGAGGGCATCCGGAGCTGGTTCACCACGACCGCCACCGCGGGCGAGGGAGTGGACGCCCTGCACGAGCTGTCGTTCCCCGGCGTCCCGGAGCCCTGGCGGCTGCGCGTCACCGAGGCGGAGTCCGGCAAGCGGCTCGTCCTGGCGGGTGAGAACGGCCCCTGGGCCGGCACAGAGCAGACCTACGAGCTGCTGCCCCAGCCCGAAGGCGGCACCGTCCTGCGCTTCACCCACGGCGGATTCCCGGCCGTCGACGACGGCTACCGCAACTTCACGTACGGCTGGGCGACGAAGTTCGTGCAGCTCAAGGCCTACGCCGAGACCGGCAAGCCATCCCCGTTCTTCACCGACTGA
- a CDS encoding ABC transporter permease gives MSLTLTRLQEPAAVLLTSARVQLATQWAHPMSIMLGIVQPAVMLLIAGSAARSGGTDLGRFAVASGLSTLWGASIWTAGGILRREIEYGTLPRLVCSPWSTRLLLTAKSLAASTFQALSIGLTTAVVLAGLGHPLTVRAPFAFALFALAAIGSAAALGLLLSSLFVLTRAAVRISEVLSYPVFLLGGMLIPLDYLPGWLHWPSTLVSLGWARAGLERALAGGLDARALAMVLLLTLCYAALGWAVFSRVLDRARRKGTLELR, from the coding sequence ATGAGCCTGACGTTAACGCGCCTCCAGGAACCGGCAGCGGTGCTCCTGACCTCGGCCCGGGTCCAGCTCGCCACCCAGTGGGCCCACCCGATGTCCATCATGCTGGGCATCGTCCAGCCGGCCGTGATGCTGCTCATCGCAGGGTCGGCGGCCAGGAGCGGCGGCACCGATCTGGGCCGCTTCGCCGTCGCGTCCGGCCTCTCCACCCTCTGGGGCGCGAGCATCTGGACGGCCGGCGGGATCCTGCGCCGCGAAATCGAGTACGGCACACTGCCCCGGCTGGTCTGCTCGCCGTGGAGCACCCGGCTGCTGCTGACCGCCAAGAGCCTGGCCGCCAGTACCTTCCAGGCGCTGAGCATCGGGCTCACCACGGCAGTCGTCCTGGCCGGCCTCGGCCACCCGCTGACCGTCCGCGCACCGTTCGCCTTCGCCCTTTTCGCGCTCGCCGCGATCGGCTCGGCCGCCGCCCTCGGGCTGCTGCTCAGCTCGCTGTTCGTGCTGACCAGGGCGGCCGTACGGATCTCCGAGGTGCTCAGCTATCCGGTCTTCCTGCTGGGCGGCATGCTCATCCCGCTCGACTACCTGCCCGGCTGGCTGCACTGGCCCTCCACCCTGGTGAGCCTCGGCTGGGCCAGGGCGGGCCTGGAGCGGGCGCTGGCCGGCGGGCTCGACGCCCGTGCGCTGGCCATGGTGCTGCTGCTGACGCTCTGCTACGCCGCCCTCGGCTGGGCGGTCTTCTCCCGAGTCCTCGACCGCGCACGCAGGAAGGGCACCCTTGAGCTTCGCTGA
- a CDS encoding condensation domain-containing protein, translating into MNLAAHIAAAWSEVLGGIPVSEEDDFFDLGGHSLAIAGVAARIRNSCGVDISFGAFFDHPTAELLAAAVQPSGPPKADFPSPSALGRASWTRTVSVTQEHRLLFNRRMADGRTQPVCHTYLIEGPLDTSRLATALSALVARHDALRMVFPYDPDQPLHAELTDAARACWPLRELTLSHLQLEKREEEAQRLLEEFCDAPFDLADGPLTSALVLHLEAERHVLALGLEHLVCDGESFGRLMAELPELYEQPSAAVTPSEDAERHSYTSYLQAQLSELQPDSATGAVAHWQREFDQHGMFPPRLRPDAALAEDPLATGASACVSVPVPEEVARLVAEAAASRHATPFMLYLTAVLRGLRPRVESDWIGAAFMEAGRRELRAQHLVGNLAHEVQVWCQVPPEAGAESLLGQVRERVAESVRHSLPLWWMVRRYRSGEGAVQSFDPSRLDERFAVPWLYFSYQDGGGVRPELPGLRISPYPRRTEIPHMRTPVFMVTAARTAEGAVLSCDFAAGGYRLEAVREVLEASVRTLAELVGRRLPHGAQEAGS; encoded by the coding sequence GTGAACCTCGCCGCCCACATCGCAGCCGCCTGGTCCGAAGTCCTCGGCGGTATTCCGGTCTCCGAGGAAGACGACTTCTTCGACCTGGGCGGGCATTCCCTGGCAATCGCCGGAGTGGCCGCCAGGATTCGGAACAGTTGCGGCGTCGACATATCCTTCGGCGCGTTCTTCGACCACCCGACGGCCGAACTGCTGGCCGCCGCCGTCCAGCCCTCCGGCCCGCCGAAGGCGGATTTCCCGTCTCCTTCCGCGCTCGGCCGGGCATCGTGGACGCGCACCGTCTCGGTCACCCAGGAGCACCGGCTGCTCTTCAACCGCCGTATGGCGGACGGCCGTACGCAACCGGTGTGCCACACGTACCTGATCGAGGGCCCACTGGACACCTCCCGGCTGGCCACGGCGCTGAGCGCCCTGGTCGCGCGCCACGATGCGCTGCGCATGGTCTTCCCGTACGACCCCGACCAGCCGCTGCACGCCGAACTGACCGACGCGGCCCGGGCATGCTGGCCGCTGAGAGAGTTGACGCTCAGTCATCTCCAGCTCGAGAAAAGGGAGGAGGAGGCGCAGCGGCTGCTGGAGGAGTTCTGCGACGCCCCCTTCGATCTGGCGGACGGGCCGCTCACCTCCGCGCTGGTGCTGCACCTGGAGGCGGAGCGGCACGTGCTCGCACTGGGCCTTGAGCACCTGGTCTGCGACGGCGAGTCCTTCGGCCGGCTGATGGCCGAGCTGCCGGAGCTGTACGAGCAGCCCTCCGCAGCCGTCACCCCGTCCGAGGACGCCGAGCGGCACAGCTACACCTCCTACCTGCAGGCTCAACTCTCCGAGCTGCAACCGGACTCCGCCACCGGGGCGGTCGCCCACTGGCAGCGCGAGTTCGACCAGCACGGGATGTTCCCGCCCCGCCTTCGGCCCGATGCGGCGCTCGCCGAGGACCCGCTCGCCACCGGCGCGTCCGCGTGCGTCAGCGTCCCCGTGCCCGAGGAGGTGGCCCGGCTGGTGGCCGAGGCGGCGGCCTCCCGGCACGCCACTCCCTTCATGCTCTATCTGACCGCCGTGCTGCGGGGCCTGCGGCCCCGGGTCGAGTCCGACTGGATCGGGGCCGCCTTCATGGAGGCCGGACGCCGCGAGCTGCGCGCGCAGCACCTGGTCGGCAATCTGGCTCACGAGGTGCAGGTCTGGTGCCAAGTGCCGCCCGAGGCCGGGGCGGAGAGCCTGCTCGGCCAGGTGCGCGAGCGGGTGGCCGAGTCGGTCCGGCACAGCCTGCCGCTGTGGTGGATGGTCCGCCGGTACCGGTCGGGCGAGGGCGCGGTGCAGAGCTTCGACCCGTCGCGGCTGGACGAGCGTTTCGCCGTCCCCTGGCTGTACTTCTCCTATCAGGACGGCGGCGGTGTGCGCCCCGAGCTGCCGGGCCTCAGGATCAGCCCGTACCCCCGGCGCACCGAGATCCCGCACATGCGGACCCCGGTGTTCATGGTGACGGCCGCTCGCACCGCCGAGGGCGCCGTGCTCTCCTGCGACTTCGCGGCCGGCGGGTACCGTCTCGAGGCCGTGCGCGAGGTGCTGGAGGCGAGCGTGCGCACGCTGGCCGAGCTGGTCGGCCGCCGACTCCCCCACGGTGCACAGGAAGCGGGCTCGTGA
- a CDS encoding TIGR03086 family metal-binding protein produces the protein MHSAIQEFAAAFAETASAVRTDQLSERTPCDKFSVAELLAHLGEVLPSSERAARKQPQTSAGSVTAPDEVAQSARRAAAAWGEADAYEGTTEFGPGEMPAEFAAAITLQELALHGWDLARATGRPFTVGDDASKVALAVVEQLADNARANGAYGPAVAVPADASAFHRALALSGRNPGWGA, from the coding sequence ATGCACAGCGCCATCCAGGAATTCGCCGCCGCGTTCGCCGAGACCGCCTCGGCCGTACGGACCGACCAGCTCTCCGAGCGCACACCTTGCGACAAGTTCAGCGTCGCCGAGCTCCTCGCCCACCTCGGTGAGGTCCTGCCCTCCTCCGAACGGGCGGCCCGCAAGCAGCCGCAGACCTCCGCCGGCTCCGTCACCGCCCCGGACGAGGTCGCCCAGTCCGCCCGCCGGGCCGCCGCAGCCTGGGGCGAGGCCGACGCGTACGAAGGCACCACCGAGTTCGGCCCCGGCGAGATGCCCGCCGAGTTCGCGGCCGCCATCACCCTCCAGGAGCTCGCCCTGCACGGCTGGGACCTCGCCCGCGCCACCGGCCGGCCGTTCACGGTCGGCGACGACGCGTCGAAGGTCGCCCTCGCCGTGGTCGAGCAGCTCGCGGACAACGCCCGCGCCAACGGCGCCTACGGCCCGGCCGTCGCCGTACCGGCCGACGCGAGCGCCTTCCACCGCGCGCTCGCCCTCAGCGGTCGCAATCCTGGATGGGGCGCCTGA
- a CDS encoding ABC transporter permease gives MSFADLGFRLGAACAFGGQEYVSVYSRKIILTSILPRAVLQAVFYVLLGQLLAGPGGMRRAFIGATGYALVTATVVRLADVLAVDKQEGTSYRLRTGALPRLTVALCRSWPYAAEALVSALAVLAVASVVVGQGGTALHLLRYLPLLALTALSLGAFGLAGAAASVGRRADVLVGNLLAAVLLAGCQVIAPTSIGWLDALGQVLPLRHALDAIRAGLDGGNPLPQAGWEAVVGLGWFAVAAVLLRIQSYRSARDGSDDHE, from the coding sequence TTGAGCTTCGCTGACCTCGGCTTCCGGCTCGGCGCCGCCTGCGCCTTCGGCGGCCAGGAGTACGTCTCGGTGTACAGCCGGAAGATCATCCTGACCTCGATCCTGCCCCGCGCCGTCCTCCAGGCGGTCTTCTACGTCCTGCTCGGCCAGTTGCTGGCCGGCCCGGGCGGCATGCGCCGGGCCTTCATCGGCGCCACCGGCTACGCGCTGGTCACCGCCACCGTCGTCCGGCTGGCCGACGTCCTGGCGGTCGACAAGCAGGAGGGCACCTCGTACCGGCTGCGCACCGGCGCCCTCCCCCGGCTCACCGTCGCGCTCTGCCGCTCCTGGCCGTACGCGGCGGAGGCCCTCGTCTCGGCCCTGGCGGTGCTGGCGGTGGCCTCGGTGGTGGTCGGGCAGGGCGGGACGGCGCTGCACCTGCTGCGCTATCTCCCGCTGTTGGCCCTGACGGCGCTCTCCCTGGGCGCCTTCGGCCTGGCGGGGGCGGCCGCCTCCGTCGGCCGCCGTGCCGACGTACTGGTCGGCAACCTCCTCGCGGCCGTTCTGCTGGCGGGCTGTCAGGTGATCGCGCCGACCTCGATCGGCTGGCTCGACGCGCTGGGCCAGGTACTGCCGCTGCGGCACGCCCTGGACGCGATCAGAGCCGGACTCGACGGCGGAAATCCGCTGCCACAGGCCGGCTGGGAGGCCGTGGTCGGCCTCGGCTGGTTCGCCGTCGCGGCCGTGCTGCTGCGGATCCAGAGCTATCGGAGTGCCAGGGACGGGAGTGACGACCATGAATGA
- a CDS encoding metallopeptidase TldD-related protein produces MAEPITVDPSPIHDALPGERLELVARTALRRRVRLVDGEVESVSDSLTATAMVRSSLDGSVGYATTSRTDPAALAEAVRIARRLRSPGELRHWDGPAPQPPGDDAIRAPWAELVSVGTTESVARLRDLAASASRPGVVKAQATWDHVAQRVTVAASDGRVVEYRHPEATLALTVAAADGSGRSTGTGGRTARCVGEISSAEIADEALEEALRRLPSARRAAGPAPATVDLVIAPRAAARLLAQIAAVFYGDRPDLDRTGLRAPGARVLAPGLSLIDDGAGPAGLSPTPCDDEGTAAHRTVLVDDGLLGSLLHDRSSPGPGEGSTGHGWMVPSGSGVGAGIAVAGSVLALHGPVHPLDRLLGGAGPVLHVTRIDDGSGRALDAAHNSIRLAMSGWLLRDGVPLAPVAGAAVGMKLDAFLARIAGTSDVRQNYRTAAGSTLRKGPAVHSTHLWVRDTPVTFREDM; encoded by the coding sequence ATGGCGGAACCGATCACCGTCGACCCGTCCCCCATCCACGACGCGCTGCCCGGCGAGCGCCTGGAACTGGTCGCCCGGACCGCGCTGCGCCGCCGGGTCCGCCTCGTCGACGGCGAGGTCGAGTCGGTGAGCGACTCCCTCACCGCCACCGCGATGGTGCGCAGCTCGCTGGACGGCTCGGTGGGGTACGCGACCACCAGCCGCACCGATCCGGCCGCGCTCGCCGAAGCCGTCCGGATCGCCCGGCGGCTGCGCTCACCCGGCGAGCTGCGGCACTGGGACGGACCGGCCCCGCAGCCTCCCGGCGACGACGCGATCCGCGCGCCGTGGGCGGAGCTGGTCTCGGTCGGCACCACGGAGTCGGTGGCCCGGCTGCGCGATCTGGCCGCCTCGGCGTCCCGGCCCGGCGTGGTCAAGGCGCAGGCCACCTGGGACCACGTCGCACAGCGGGTGACGGTCGCCGCCTCCGACGGGCGGGTCGTCGAGTACCGCCACCCGGAGGCCACCCTGGCGCTGACCGTGGCCGCGGCCGACGGCAGCGGGCGGTCCACCGGCACCGGCGGGCGCACCGCCCGCTGCGTGGGCGAGATCTCCTCGGCCGAGATCGCGGACGAGGCCCTCGAGGAGGCCCTGCGCCGGCTGCCGTCGGCCCGCCGGGCGGCCGGCCCGGCACCGGCCACCGTCGACCTGGTCATCGCTCCCCGGGCGGCGGCCCGGCTGCTCGCGCAGATCGCGGCGGTCTTCTACGGTGACCGCCCCGACCTGGACCGGACCGGCCTGCGGGCCCCGGGCGCCCGGGTGCTGGCACCGGGGCTGAGCCTGATCGACGACGGGGCCGGCCCGGCCGGTCTGAGCCCGACCCCGTGCGACGACGAGGGCACGGCCGCCCACCGCACCGTCCTGGTCGACGACGGCCTGCTCGGCTCGCTGCTCCACGACCGCAGCTCCCCCGGGCCGGGCGAGGGCAGCACCGGCCACGGCTGGATGGTCCCGTCCGGTTCCGGGGTGGGCGCGGGGATCGCGGTGGCGGGCTCGGTGCTCGCCCTCCACGGGCCGGTCCACCCGCTCGACCGGCTCCTCGGCGGCGCGGGCCCGGTGCTCCACGTCACCCGGATCGACGACGGCAGCGGCCGTGCACTGGACGCCGCGCACAACTCGATCAGGCTGGCGATGTCCGGCTGGCTGCTCCGCGACGGAGTGCCCCTCGCACCCGTGGCCGGGGCCGCCGTCGGCATGAAGCTCGACGCCTTCCTGGCCCGGATCGCCGGCACCTCGGACGTCCGGCAGAACTACCGCACAGCGGCCGGCTCCACCCTGCGCAAGGGCCCCGCCGTCCACTCCACCCACCTGTGGGTCCGCGACACACCCGTCACCTTCCGGGAGGACATGTGA
- a CDS encoding SDR family oxidoreductase, translating to MRTVLVTGATGNIGSKVVGELRGRGIPVRAFARDRGRAAAVLGSEVEVAVGDFAEPDSIRRALSGADRVFLMCGNDLRQVEYETNVIDAAVAEGVRRIVMLSTVGAEVGASAAFADQHGRIEQHLRDSGVPAVILRAGYLMSNILGSAQTIAQTGQFFVPTGEARMAMIDPRDVAAAAATVLTVDGHDGQTYLITGPRAITHEEVAEELSTATGRAIEFVDVPDEAALAGMAQTGMPQWLAEQIVAVFRSIREGVNAHTTETFRELTGREPRAFADFARDIATPLLTA from the coding sequence ATGAGGACAGTCCTGGTGACCGGGGCGACCGGGAACATCGGATCGAAAGTGGTCGGCGAGCTTCGAGGTCGAGGGATCCCCGTCCGCGCGTTCGCGCGGGATCGGGGTCGGGCCGCCGCAGTCCTCGGCAGTGAGGTCGAGGTCGCGGTAGGAGACTTCGCCGAACCGGACTCGATCCGGCGAGCCCTCTCCGGGGCCGACCGGGTCTTTCTGATGTGCGGCAACGACCTGCGCCAGGTCGAGTACGAGACGAACGTCATCGATGCCGCCGTTGCCGAGGGTGTGCGGCGGATCGTCATGCTGTCCACGGTCGGGGCCGAGGTCGGCGCGTCGGCGGCCTTCGCCGACCAGCACGGCCGCATCGAGCAGCACCTGCGTGACTCCGGCGTCCCGGCCGTGATCCTGCGCGCCGGCTACCTGATGTCGAACATCCTCGGCTCGGCGCAGACCATCGCACAGACCGGGCAGTTCTTCGTGCCCACCGGAGAGGCGCGCATGGCCATGATCGACCCGCGCGACGTGGCCGCTGCCGCGGCCACCGTCCTCACGGTGGACGGGCACGACGGGCAGACCTATCTGATCACCGGGCCCAGGGCGATCACGCACGAAGAGGTCGCCGAGGAGCTGTCCACCGCCACAGGACGTGCGATCGAGTTCGTCGACGTACCCGACGAGGCGGCGCTTGCCGGCATGGCCCAGACCGGAATGCCGCAGTGGCTGGCCGAGCAGATCGTCGCGGTCTTCCGGTCCATCCGAGAGGGCGTGAACGCCCACACCACCGAGACCTTCCGTGAACTGACCGGTCGTGAGCCCAGGGCCTTCGCCGACTTCGCCCGCGACATCGCCACCCCGCTCCTCACGGCCTGA
- a CDS encoding ArsR/SmtB family transcription factor: MEAVQAVAEPRRREILRLVWDTELSAGEIAERFDVTFGAVSQHLKVLRDAGLVTLRQEGRKRYYRANRTAMGPLADYLQAMWATRLDTLADLAEQAERAAQEKRPT, translated from the coding sequence ATGGAAGCGGTGCAAGCGGTTGCCGAGCCCAGGCGGCGCGAGATCCTGCGGCTGGTCTGGGACACCGAGCTGTCCGCGGGCGAGATCGCCGAGCGGTTCGACGTCACCTTCGGCGCCGTCTCCCAGCACCTCAAGGTGCTCCGGGACGCCGGGCTGGTTACGCTGCGCCAAGAAGGCCGCAAGCGCTACTACCGGGCGAACCGGACGGCCATGGGCCCGCTGGCGGACTACCTGCAGGCCATGTGGGCCACCAGGCTCGACACCCTGGCCGACCTCGCCGAACAGGCCGAACGCGCAGCACAGGAGAAGAGGCCAACCTGA
- a CDS encoding TldD/PmbA family protein, whose protein sequence is MNEPMPAALAPPPEAVHDPRLRHRVFARALAGGAAWAEIFHELRVDASITLASGDRTSRSAGLAGGVGLRVVGPAGSCQAFSPLDDAASLLDLAGRAAAGYSAMAGGTHAPAPFSDAPPGAPAGTDWADALDLALLEDRARTALLAAEAVGTDGVRVRGTTWLRTVTVANSRGVLRSFTSPGTRVAVDAFARNGSDRRKGRSNHCAATPVGVLAAAQAAEVGERAAGQARRVLGTGTVAPAALPVVLAPKAAGLLVHELLGHPCEADMVAAGSSPVHTAAPGPVTDSCVSVRDGCSGADAWGAAPWDDEGTPNPQTLVIDRGHGHHVLSDRRHADLTEGQASSGNGRRQSYAHPVLPRTSLTRLAPGGTDPQAMVAGLATGLWVLAAEGGAVNARTGMLTIDVKEARVIRSGTPAELVSGVAITADAREVLRGIRAVGDDPLLCPMICGKHGQWIPAAAESPSVLVERMQTVGG, encoded by the coding sequence ATGAATGAGCCGATGCCGGCAGCACTGGCGCCGCCTCCCGAGGCGGTCCACGACCCCCGATTACGGCACCGGGTGTTCGCCCGGGCACTGGCGGGCGGCGCGGCCTGGGCCGAGATCTTCCACGAGCTGCGCGTCGACGCCTCCATCACCCTGGCGAGCGGCGACCGCACCAGCCGTTCGGCGGGCCTCGCCGGGGGCGTCGGCCTGCGCGTGGTCGGGCCGGCCGGCAGCTGCCAGGCCTTCTCCCCGCTCGACGACGCCGCTTCGCTGCTCGACCTCGCCGGCCGCGCCGCCGCCGGCTACAGCGCGATGGCCGGCGGCACGCACGCCCCCGCACCGTTCTCCGACGCTCCCCCCGGCGCTCCGGCAGGCACGGACTGGGCCGACGCGCTCGACCTCGCCCTGCTGGAGGACCGGGCCCGCACGGCGCTGCTGGCGGCCGAGGCGGTCGGCACGGACGGCGTCCGGGTCCGCGGCACCACCTGGCTGCGGACCGTGACCGTCGCCAACTCCCGTGGCGTGCTGCGGAGTTTCACCTCACCCGGCACCCGGGTGGCCGTCGACGCCTTCGCCCGGAACGGCTCCGACCGCCGGAAGGGCCGCTCCAACCACTGCGCCGCCACCCCGGTCGGCGTGCTGGCGGCGGCCCAGGCCGCCGAGGTCGGCGAGCGCGCCGCCGGGCAGGCCAGGCGGGTGCTGGGCACCGGTACGGTCGCGCCGGCCGCGCTCCCCGTCGTCCTGGCACCCAAGGCCGCCGGCCTGCTGGTGCACGAGCTGCTCGGGCACCCCTGCGAGGCGGACATGGTGGCGGCCGGCTCCTCCCCGGTGCACACCGCCGCCCCGGGGCCGGTGACCGACTCCTGCGTCTCGGTCCGCGACGGCTGCTCCGGCGCCGACGCCTGGGGGGCCGCCCCCTGGGACGACGAGGGAACGCCCAACCCGCAGACGCTGGTGATCGACCGGGGCCACGGCCACCACGTCCTCTCCGACCGGCGGCACGCCGACCTGACGGAGGGTCAGGCCTCGTCCGGCAACGGACGACGGCAGTCGTACGCGCACCCGGTGCTGCCCCGGACCAGCCTGACCAGGCTCGCCCCCGGCGGGACCGACCCGCAGGCCATGGTCGCCGGGCTGGCCACCGGCCTGTGGGTGCTGGCCGCGGAGGGCGGCGCCGTGAACGCCCGTACCGGCATGCTCACCATCGACGTCAAGGAGGCCAGGGTGATCCGCAGCGGCACCCCCGCGGAGCTGGTCTCCGGAGTCGCGATCACCGCCGACGCCCGCGAGGTGCTGCGCGGCATCCGTGCGGTCGGCGACGACCCGCTGCTCTGCCCGATGATCTGCGGCAAGCACGGCCAGTGGATCCCGGCCGCCGCCGAGTCCCCGTCCGTGCTCGTCGAGCGGATGCAGACGGTGGGTGGCTGA
- a CDS encoding SRPBCC family protein: protein MTIDETAERLIPLPPDQVAGYAMDWRHDPDWTQGIREARLTREADKGGFGVGAEVTRTAYFLGKRIDYVLRVAEHVPLRLLDMVSVAGPMPMHVTYTFAPHARGTLARIRVQGDARGYYRLAAPVMARKVRSSITKDLRDLERILTPAR from the coding sequence ATGACGATCGACGAGACGGCTGAACGACTGATCCCGCTCCCGCCCGACCAGGTGGCCGGCTACGCCATGGACTGGCGTCACGACCCCGACTGGACCCAGGGCATCCGCGAAGCGCGGCTGACCCGGGAAGCCGACAAGGGCGGGTTCGGCGTCGGGGCCGAGGTGACCCGGACGGCGTACTTCCTCGGCAAGCGCATCGACTACGTGCTCCGCGTTGCGGAGCACGTACCCCTCAGGCTGCTGGACATGGTCTCCGTGGCCGGTCCGATGCCCATGCACGTCACCTACACCTTCGCCCCGCACGCGCGCGGCACCCTGGCGCGCATTCGCGTGCAGGGCGACGCCAGGGGCTACTACCGCCTGGCTGCGCCGGTCATGGCGCGCAAAGTCCGCTCGTCCATCACCAAGGACCTACGCGATCTCGAACGCATTCTCACCCCGGCGCGATAA
- a CDS encoding SRPBCC family protein → MTAQLVTVERRIAARPETVFSFFTDRERWLSWMGKDGEFSFEPGGAYRTNVTGDNHASGRFLEVDPPKRVVFTWGWETGGMPVPPGSTTVEITLEPDAEGTLLRLVHHDLPPEARAPHKEGWTHYIDRLTVRAEGGDPGPDHWMENTPA, encoded by the coding sequence ATGACCGCTCAACTGGTGACCGTCGAGCGGCGGATCGCCGCCCGCCCCGAGACGGTGTTCTCCTTCTTCACCGATCGCGAGCGCTGGCTGTCCTGGATGGGCAAGGACGGTGAGTTCTCCTTCGAGCCGGGCGGTGCTTACCGGACCAACGTCACCGGCGACAACCACGCATCGGGCCGCTTCCTCGAGGTCGACCCGCCCAAGCGGGTGGTCTTCACCTGGGGCTGGGAGACCGGCGGCATGCCCGTCCCGCCCGGCTCCACCACCGTCGAGATCACCCTCGAACCCGACGCGGAGGGCACCCTGCTCCGCCTGGTCCACCACGACCTCCCCCCGGAGGCCCGCGCCCCCCACAAGGAGGGCTGGACCCACTACATCGACCGGCTCACCGTCCGGGCCGAGGGCGGCGACCCCGGCCCCGACCACTGGATGGAAAACACCCCGGCCTGA
- a CDS encoding ABC transporter ATP-binding protein: MNAIEVEGLCRTYGTGRQPVTALDQVDLTVPEGQIIGLLGANGAGKTTLIKILSTLLLPTGGRARVAGHDVVGRARQVRREVSVVYGGDRGFYGRLTGRQNLRFFGMLQGLSRGRLAERTEAVLAEVGLLAAADQRVETYSRGMRQRLHIAVGLVASPRVLLLDEPSIGLDPVEAHRLRDAIGAMRGSGVTVLITTHQLLDIESLADRVVMLHQGRIIHDLSLEEFRKRSGYTATVRVTGRGEPPEQDGQDTGGPVVTGVTLREGLWTADVRIPAWSPSTFQWLGERLSPDSVVDLEVQALRLEDVYRQLAGELS, encoded by the coding sequence GTGAACGCCATCGAGGTCGAGGGCCTCTGCCGGACGTACGGCACCGGCCGGCAGCCGGTGACCGCACTGGACCAGGTCGATCTGACGGTGCCGGAGGGCCAGATCATCGGCCTGCTCGGCGCCAACGGGGCGGGGAAGACCACCCTCATCAAGATCCTCTCCACCCTGCTGCTGCCCACCGGCGGCCGCGCCAGGGTCGCCGGGCACGACGTCGTCGGCCGGGCCCGGCAGGTCCGCCGTGAGGTCTCGGTGGTCTACGGCGGCGACCGCGGCTTCTACGGGCGGCTGACCGGCCGGCAGAACCTGCGCTTCTTCGGGATGCTCCAGGGCCTCTCGCGCGGCCGGCTGGCCGAGCGGACCGAGGCCGTACTGGCGGAGGTCGGGCTCCTGGCCGCGGCGGACCAGCGGGTGGAGACGTACTCGCGCGGGATGCGGCAGCGGCTGCACATCGCGGTCGGGCTGGTCGCGTCACCCCGGGTCCTGCTGCTGGACGAGCCGTCGATCGGCCTCGACCCGGTCGAGGCCCACCGGCTGCGCGACGCGATCGGCGCGATGCGCGGGTCGGGCGTCACCGTACTGATCACCACCCATCAGCTGCTGGACATCGAGAGTCTGGCCGACCGCGTGGTGATGCTCCATCAGGGCCGGATCATCCACGACCTGTCCCTGGAGGAGTTCCGCAAGCGGTCCGGGTACACGGCCACCGTCCGGGTGACCGGGCGTGGCGAGCCGCCGGAGCAGGACGGCCAGGACACCGGCGGTCCGGTGGTCACCGGGGTGACCCTGCGGGAGGGCCTGTGGACGGCGGACGTCCGGATCCCCGCCTGGAGCCCCTCGACCTTCCAGTGGCTGGGCGAACGGCTGAGCCCGGACTCGGTCGTCGACCTGGAGGTGCAGGCGCTACGGCTGGAGGACGTCTACCGTCAACTGGCAGGTGAGTTGTCATGA